In Neorhizobium galegae, the following proteins share a genomic window:
- a CDS encoding transglutaminase-like domain-containing protein — translation MKIRAGFRIGYECQHDTAMLLVLNIHPSRRADLLSDQVLSFDRPIEAWSYLDSFGNACSRIVAPPGLTTISTEFEIYDDGMPDPVPQNAFQHDIKDLPDDVLVFLLGSRYCDTDRLADFAWKTFSSTPLGWPRVQAILDFAHNHITFNYQNADPLRTAFGGFTDRTGVCRDFAHLAITLCRCMNIPARYCTGYLGDIGVPVDVNPMDFSAWFQVYLGGRWNTVDARHNKPRIGRILMATGRDATDVALSTAFGPAVLSYFEVTTEEIPAST, via the coding sequence ATGAAGATACGCGCAGGGTTTCGCATAGGGTATGAATGCCAGCACGATACGGCCATGCTGCTGGTCCTCAATATCCATCCCTCGCGTCGGGCGGACCTTTTGAGCGATCAGGTACTGAGCTTCGACCGGCCGATCGAGGCCTGGAGCTATCTCGACAGCTTCGGAAACGCCTGCAGCCGGATCGTCGCGCCGCCCGGGCTGACGACGATCTCGACGGAATTCGAAATCTACGACGACGGCATGCCCGACCCCGTGCCGCAGAACGCCTTCCAGCACGACATCAAGGACCTGCCGGACGACGTGCTGGTCTTCCTGCTCGGCAGCCGCTACTGCGACACCGACCGCCTGGCGGATTTCGCCTGGAAGACATTCTCCTCGACCCCTCTCGGCTGGCCGCGGGTGCAGGCGATCCTCGACTTTGCCCACAACCACATCACCTTCAACTATCAGAACGCGGATCCGCTTCGGACAGCTTTCGGAGGATTTACCGATCGCACGGGCGTCTGCCGCGATTTCGCGCATCTCGCCATCACGCTTTGCCGCTGCATGAACATCCCGGCGCGTTACTGCACCGGCTATCTCGGCGATATCGGCGTCCCGGTGGATGTCAATCCGATGGATTTCAGCGCCTGGTTCCAGGTCTATCTCGGCGGTCGCTGGAATACGGTCGACGCCCGCCATAACAAACCGCGCATCGGGCGCATCCTGATGGCGACAGGGCGGGACGCCACGGACGTGGCGCTTTCAACCGCCTTCGGCCCGGCTGTCCTGTCGTATTTCGAAGTGACGACCGAAGAAATACCGGCTTCCACCTAG
- a CDS encoding MDR family MFS transporter encodes MTNPSSNRALVIAAVMASMAMIAIEATIVSTAMPQIAAQLGQLNLYSWVFSSFLLAQTAMTVVFGKLSDIYGRKPIILFGTAVFLIASVLAGFAWSMPSMIAFRLLQGIGAGAIQPVIMTVVGDLYPGAERGKVQGYLASVWALSAVVGPLLGSIIVHSLPWAWVFWINVPIGIMSAVAFILFLHEEKQTRTASIDFVGAGLFAVAISALMIALTETEGATAYMFVSLAIFLVSFVLFIWQERRAEAPMVSLQLWLKRPIAFANTAVFLASMAIMGLTTFLPMYVQTVLNRSPLVAGFTLTMLLVGWPSGGTFASRMFPRFGLRPLMIAGSVFVPVGAFLLVLLTPESSPIQAGAGSLLMGFGMGLLNISGLVIIQENVGWSERGSATASNVFSRNLGSTLGAALLGAVLSYGLANSVSGPITSDELRDLLQGVGGGLAADSPIRFALQHALHMTFIAMFLITALIVVACLCVPGVTKRTEAVQES; translated from the coding sequence AAATCCAAGCTCCAACCGGGCGCTCGTCATTGCGGCCGTCATGGCAAGCATGGCGATGATCGCAATCGAGGCGACCATCGTTTCGACGGCCATGCCGCAGATCGCCGCCCAACTCGGACAGCTGAACCTCTATAGCTGGGTGTTCTCCTCCTTCCTGCTGGCGCAGACGGCAATGACCGTGGTGTTCGGCAAGCTCTCCGATATCTACGGCCGCAAGCCGATCATCCTGTTCGGCACGGCGGTCTTCCTGATCGCCTCCGTTCTCGCCGGTTTCGCCTGGTCGATGCCGTCGATGATCGCCTTCCGGCTGTTGCAGGGCATCGGTGCCGGCGCGATCCAGCCGGTCATCATGACCGTCGTCGGCGATCTATATCCGGGGGCGGAACGTGGCAAGGTCCAGGGATATCTCGCCAGCGTCTGGGCGCTTTCTGCGGTCGTCGGGCCGCTGCTCGGCAGCATCATCGTCCACAGCCTGCCCTGGGCCTGGGTGTTCTGGATCAACGTGCCGATCGGCATCATGTCGGCGGTGGCCTTCATCCTTTTCCTGCACGAAGAAAAACAGACCCGCACGGCATCGATAGACTTTGTGGGAGCGGGCCTCTTTGCCGTGGCCATTTCCGCCCTGATGATCGCGCTCACGGAAACCGAAGGCGCCACCGCCTACATGTTCGTTTCGCTGGCGATCTTCCTTGTCAGCTTCGTCCTTTTCATCTGGCAGGAACGGCGCGCCGAGGCCCCGATGGTTTCCCTCCAGCTCTGGCTGAAGCGGCCGATCGCATTCGCCAATACGGCGGTCTTTCTCGCCAGCATGGCGATCATGGGCCTGACAACCTTCCTGCCCATGTACGTGCAGACGGTGCTCAACCGTTCGCCGCTGGTTGCCGGTTTCACGCTGACCATGCTGCTGGTCGGCTGGCCGAGCGGCGGGACCTTCGCCTCGCGGATGTTCCCGCGCTTCGGATTGCGGCCGTTGATGATCGCCGGCAGCGTCTTCGTGCCGGTTGGGGCGTTTCTCCTGGTGCTGCTGACGCCGGAAAGCTCGCCCATCCAGGCCGGCGCAGGCTCGCTCCTGATGGGCTTCGGCATGGGCCTGCTCAATATCTCCGGCCTGGTGATCATCCAGGAGAATGTCGGTTGGTCCGAACGAGGCAGCGCGACCGCCTCCAACGTCTTTTCCCGCAATCTCGGAAGCACGCTCGGTGCAGCGCTTCTCGGTGCCGTGCTGAGCTACGGCCTTGCCAATTCCGTCTCGGGACCGATTACTTCCGACGAATTGCGCGATCTGTTGCAGGGGGTCGGCGGTGGGCTTGCGGCCGACTCGCCCATCCGGTTTGCGCTTCAACATGCGCTGCACATGACCTTCATCGCGATGTTCCTGATCACCGCCCTGATCGTCGTCGCCTGCCTCTGCGTTCCCGGTGTGACGAAGCGCACCGAGGCCGTGCAGGAAAGCTGA
- a CDS encoding phosphoketolase produces the protein MQSNTPSPVMPEISSAELALIDRYWRAANYLSVGQIYLLDNPLLKEPLRPEHIKPRLLGHWGTTPGLNFIYAHLNRIIRNRDLSMIYVCGPGHGGPGMVASTYLEGTYSEIYPEIGEDAAGMRKLFRQFSFPGGIPSHAAPETPGSIHEGGELGYALVHAFGAAFDNPDLVVACVVGDGEAETGPLAASWHSNKFLNPARDGAVLPILHLNGYKIASPTLLGRMADEDIDHLFRGYGYEPFFVEGHEPDKMHRQMAATFDAAFDRIRAIQGQAREGKAPEACPRWPMIVLRSPKGWTGPKEVDGKMVEGFWRAHQVPVSGCRENDAHRKILEDWMRSYDPQDLFDGNGRLKDELRALSPGGERRMGANPHANGGLLRKELLVPDIRDYAVPVKTRGADMVQTTEILGRYLRDVMKLNDINSNFRIFGPDETESNRLGNVFEVTDRVWMERIEPYDVHLSRDGRVMEVLSEHLCQGWLEGYLLTGRHGFFSCYEAFIHIVDSMFNQHAKWLKVSRELPWRKPVSSLNYLLTSHVWRQDHNGFSHQDPGFVDLVANKKADIVRIYLPPDANTLLWIGDHCLKTWGRVNVIVAGKQPEPQWLTMDEAIRHCEAGIGIWDWASNESGAVEPDVVMACAGDVPTLETLAAVSLLREAIPDLRIRVVNVVDLLALQSQDQHPHGLPDEEFDRLFTADRPVIFAYHGYPYLIHRLTYKRTNHQNIHVRGFIEEGTTTTPFDMAVLNELDRFHLAIEAIERVPGLKEKAAGVVDMLKSKLGEHTRYVREHGEDMPEIQNWKWPAR, from the coding sequence ATGCAGTCAAACACACCCTCGCCCGTCATGCCGGAAATCAGCTCCGCGGAACTGGCGCTCATCGACCGCTACTGGCGGGCGGCGAACTATCTCTCCGTCGGGCAGATCTATCTGCTCGACAATCCGCTGCTGAAAGAACCTCTGAGGCCGGAGCATATCAAGCCACGGCTGCTCGGCCATTGGGGCACCACGCCTGGCCTCAACTTCATTTACGCGCACCTCAACCGGATCATCCGCAACCGCGATCTCAGCATGATCTATGTCTGCGGCCCCGGCCATGGCGGACCGGGCATGGTCGCGAGCACCTATCTCGAAGGCACCTATAGCGAGATCTACCCCGAGATCGGCGAGGATGCGGCCGGCATGCGAAAACTGTTCCGGCAGTTCTCGTTCCCAGGCGGCATTCCGAGCCATGCGGCGCCGGAAACGCCCGGCTCCATCCATGAAGGCGGCGAACTCGGCTACGCGCTGGTGCATGCCTTCGGCGCGGCCTTCGACAATCCGGACCTGGTGGTCGCCTGCGTCGTCGGCGACGGTGAGGCCGAGACCGGGCCGCTTGCCGCGAGCTGGCATTCGAACAAGTTCCTGAACCCCGCCCGCGACGGCGCCGTGCTGCCGATCCTGCATCTCAACGGTTACAAGATCGCCAGCCCGACTTTGCTTGGCCGCATGGCTGACGAGGATATCGACCATCTTTTCCGCGGCTACGGCTATGAACCGTTCTTCGTGGAGGGCCACGAGCCGGACAAGATGCACCGGCAGATGGCTGCCACATTCGACGCTGCCTTCGACCGCATCCGGGCGATCCAGGGCCAGGCTCGCGAGGGCAAGGCGCCCGAAGCCTGCCCGCGCTGGCCGATGATCGTGCTGCGCAGCCCGAAAGGCTGGACCGGCCCCAAGGAAGTCGACGGCAAGATGGTCGAAGGTTTCTGGCGCGCCCATCAGGTGCCGGTCTCCGGCTGCCGCGAGAACGACGCCCATCGCAAGATCCTCGAGGACTGGATGCGGAGCTACGACCCGCAAGACCTCTTCGACGGCAATGGCCGGCTGAAGGATGAGTTGCGAGCGCTCTCGCCCGGGGGCGAACGCCGCATGGGGGCCAACCCGCATGCCAATGGCGGCCTGCTGCGCAAGGAACTCCTCGTGCCCGACATCCGCGACTATGCGGTGCCGGTGAAGACGCGAGGTGCCGACATGGTCCAGACGACGGAGATACTCGGCAGATATCTGCGCGACGTGATGAAGCTCAACGACATCAATTCCAACTTCCGGATCTTCGGCCCGGACGAAACCGAGTCCAACCGGCTCGGCAATGTCTTCGAGGTGACCGACCGTGTCTGGATGGAAAGGATCGAGCCCTACGACGTGCACCTGTCGCGGGACGGCCGGGTGATGGAGGTGCTTTCCGAGCATCTCTGCCAGGGCTGGCTGGAAGGTTATCTGCTGACCGGCCGGCACGGCTTCTTCTCGTGCTACGAGGCCTTCATCCACATCGTCGATTCGATGTTCAACCAGCATGCAAAGTGGCTGAAAGTGTCGCGCGAGCTGCCGTGGCGCAAGCCCGTCTCCTCGCTCAACTACCTACTCACCTCGCATGTCTGGCGGCAGGACCATAACGGCTTTTCTCACCAGGATCCGGGCTTCGTCGATCTCGTCGCCAACAAGAAGGCGGATATCGTGCGCATCTACCTGCCGCCGGATGCCAATACGCTGCTCTGGATCGGCGATCACTGCCTGAAGACCTGGGGCCGGGTCAACGTCATCGTCGCCGGCAAGCAGCCGGAACCGCAATGGCTGACCATGGACGAGGCGATCCGGCATTGCGAGGCCGGCATCGGCATCTGGGACTGGGCAAGCAACGAGAGCGGCGCGGTCGAGCCCGACGTGGTGATGGCCTGCGCCGGCGACGTGCCGACCCTGGAGACGCTTGCAGCAGTCTCCCTGTTGCGTGAAGCGATCCCCGACCTAAGGATCCGTGTCGTCAACGTCGTCGACCTGCTCGCCCTGCAGTCCCAGGACCAGCATCCGCACGGCCTGCCCGACGAGGAATTCGACCGGCTGTTCACCGCCGACCGCCCGGTGATCTTCGCCTATCACGGCTATCCCTATCTCATCCACCGGCTGACCTACAAACGCACCAACCACCAGAACATCCATGTGCGCGGCTTCATCGAGGAAGGCACGACTACGACGCCCTTCGACATGGCGGTGCTGAACGAACTCGACCGGTTCCACCTCGCCATCGAGGCCATCGAGCGCGTTCCGGGACTGAAGGAAAAGGCAGCGGGCGTGGTCGATATGCTGAAGAGCAAGCTTGGCGAACACACCCGGTATGTCCGCGAACATGGCGAGGACATGCCGGAAATCCAGAACTGGAAATGGCCGGCGCGCTGA
- the msrA gene encoding peptide-methionine (S)-S-oxide reductase MsrA, with protein MKNRAKTPYTLTAFAGTALVLAGLTFGATTSATAEEGIAIPAPAIDQAASTAATETAIFAGGCFWGVQGVFQHVEGVKNAVSGYAGGAKETAVYETVGYGKTGHAEAVRVTFDPKKVTYGHLLQIYFSVAHDPTQLNRQGPDTGTQYRSTVFPTSEEQARVAKAYIGQLDKAKVFRAPIATTIEPGKAFYPAEAYHQDFLTQNPTYPYIVYNDLPKIENLKKLFPSDYRDKPILVAQAGIGN; from the coding sequence ATGAAAAACAGAGCGAAAACACCCTATACCCTCACCGCCTTTGCCGGCACGGCGCTGGTTCTGGCCGGCCTGACGTTTGGCGCGACCACCAGCGCCACGGCCGAGGAGGGAATTGCCATCCCCGCCCCCGCGATCGACCAGGCCGCGAGCACGGCTGCGACCGAAACCGCCATCTTCGCCGGCGGCTGTTTCTGGGGCGTCCAGGGCGTGTTCCAGCATGTCGAGGGCGTCAAGAACGCCGTCTCCGGTTATGCCGGCGGCGCCAAGGAGACCGCCGTCTACGAGACGGTCGGTTACGGCAAGACCGGCCATGCGGAAGCGGTTCGCGTGACATTCGATCCGAAGAAGGTCACCTACGGGCATCTGCTGCAGATCTATTTCTCTGTCGCCCATGACCCGACCCAGCTCAACCGCCAGGGACCGGATACCGGCACCCAGTACCGCTCGACCGTCTTCCCGACGAGCGAGGAACAGGCCCGCGTCGCCAAGGCCTATATCGGCCAGCTCGACAAGGCCAAGGTCTTCCGCGCGCCGATTGCCACGACCATCGAGCCGGGCAAGGCCTTCTATCCGGCGGAAGCCTACCATCAGGACTTCCTGACCCAGAACCCGACCTATCCCTATATCGTCTATAACGACCTGCCGAAGATCGAGAACCTCAAGAAGCTGTTCCCGAGCGATTACCGCGACAAGCCGATCCTGGTCGCACAGGCCGGCATCGGTAACTGA
- a CDS encoding acetate/propionate family kinase, whose product MTDNLLLTFNAGSSTVKIGIFKVDGNRPERIGKAVVDFGTYPLTLHLKEGPEQFELPLKGEAGDDLAELMDEVFRELGTHFDLDAVTSAGHRIVHGGDVFDGPVELTTETIAKVRSLTELAPLHQPQALRMIRAVRHLRPALFQTGSFDTTFHTTQSDLVRRLAIPRAYHDQGIKRYGFHGLSYRYVAGALARTAPDIADGKVVIAHLGSGASLCAIEHGESRDSSMGFSTLDGIPMATRPGWLDPGVLLHFLGPLGKSLEEVEDILYHKSGLLGVSGFSGDTRELIEDGGREAREAIDLFTLRIAGEVGRLASTLGGLDALVFTAGIGENQPQIRKSVTEQLLWLGVELDATANEKSALTISTAASRIAVHVIPTDEEQMIAEECLSVLHAKDHPAAS is encoded by the coding sequence ATGACGGACAACCTTCTCCTGACGTTCAACGCCGGCTCTTCGACGGTGAAGATCGGCATATTCAAGGTGGACGGCAACAGGCCGGAGCGGATCGGCAAGGCAGTCGTCGACTTCGGCACCTATCCGCTGACGCTGCATCTGAAGGAAGGCCCGGAGCAATTCGAGCTGCCGCTCAAGGGCGAGGCCGGCGACGATCTTGCCGAGCTGATGGACGAGGTGTTCCGGGAACTCGGCACGCATTTCGATCTGGATGCAGTCACCTCCGCCGGCCATCGGATCGTCCATGGCGGCGACGTCTTCGACGGCCCGGTGGAACTCACGACCGAGACGATCGCCAAGGTCCGGTCGTTGACGGAGCTGGCGCCGTTGCATCAGCCCCAGGCGCTGCGGATGATCAGGGCGGTCAGGCACCTGCGGCCGGCGCTGTTCCAGACAGGCTCCTTCGATACCACTTTCCATACGACGCAGTCCGATCTCGTGCGCCGTCTCGCCATTCCGCGCGCCTATCATGACCAGGGCATCAAACGGTACGGTTTCCACGGGCTCTCCTACCGATACGTGGCCGGCGCGCTTGCCAGGACGGCGCCTGATATCGCCGACGGTAAAGTCGTCATCGCCCATCTCGGCAGCGGCGCCAGCCTCTGCGCCATCGAGCACGGAGAGAGCCGCGATTCCAGCATGGGGTTCTCGACGCTCGACGGCATTCCGATGGCGACGAGGCCGGGCTGGCTTGATCCCGGCGTTCTCCTGCATTTCCTGGGTCCGCTCGGAAAATCGCTCGAGGAGGTGGAGGACATACTCTATCACAAGTCCGGCCTCTTAGGTGTTTCAGGCTTCAGCGGGGATACCCGCGAACTCATCGAGGACGGCGGCAGGGAAGCTCGGGAGGCGATCGACCTCTTCACGCTCAGGATCGCCGGTGAGGTCGGCAGGCTTGCATCCACGCTCGGGGGCCTCGATGCCTTGGTCTTCACCGCCGGCATTGGGGAGAACCAGCCGCAAATACGCAAAAGCGTCACGGAACAACTTCTGTGGCTGGGCGTAGAGCTGGATGCAACCGCCAATGAAAAGAGCGCGCTCACGATCAGCACCGCCGCAAGCCGCATCGCCGTCCACGTCATCCCCACGGATGAAGAACAGATGATCGCGGAAGAATGCCTTTCCGTCCTTCACGCGAAGGATCACCCCGCCGCTTCGTGA
- a CDS encoding cold-shock protein, whose product MATGTVKWFNATKGFGFIQPDDGSADVFVHISAVERAGMSSIVEGQKLGFELERDRKSGKMSAGQLQAA is encoded by the coding sequence ATGGCCACTGGCACAGTTAAATGGTTCAATGCCACCAAGGGCTTCGGCTTCATTCAGCCTGACGACGGCAGCGCCGACGTCTTCGTTCACATCTCTGCCGTCGAACGCGCTGGCATGAGCTCGATCGTTGAAGGCCAGAAGCTTGGCTTTGAACTCGAGCGTGACCGCAAGTCGGGCAAGATGTCCGCAGGCCAGCTCCAGGCTGCCTAA
- a CDS encoding fatty acid desaturase, with amino-acid sequence MNATAHAIAPVAEDDIGAWLKILSKYRQPRFGRSTFELLVTVLPFAAFSAAAYVSVFLGYPIGLILVLPAAAFLLRLFMIQHDCGHGSFFARRRLDNWTGRVLGVLTLTPYDYWRRAHAAHHASAGNLDERGIGDITTLTIDEYQALPWSRRLAYRLYRHPLVMFGIGPAWLFLFKQRLPFGMMKSGSLPWISTMATNLAVAVLAALMIWAIGLVPFLLVHLPIVLIAGAAGVWLFYVQHQFEETHWSKTEEWQFPEAALHGASHYDLPLALRWLTGNIGIHHVHHLSSRIPYYRLPEVLRDHPELAGIGRITLWQSIQCVKLVLWDEKSKRLLSFRDAAKARKTS; translated from the coding sequence ATGAACGCCACAGCCCATGCGATTGCGCCCGTTGCCGAAGACGATATCGGCGCCTGGCTCAAGATTCTTTCGAAATACCGGCAGCCGCGTTTCGGACGCAGCACCTTCGAGCTGCTCGTCACGGTGCTGCCGTTTGCAGCCTTCTCGGCTGCAGCTTATGTTTCTGTATTCCTCGGCTACCCGATCGGGCTGATCCTCGTCCTTCCGGCCGCGGCCTTTCTCTTGCGGCTGTTCATGATCCAGCACGACTGCGGCCACGGCTCGTTCTTCGCGCGCCGGCGCCTCGACAATTGGACCGGACGAGTGCTCGGGGTGCTGACCCTGACGCCTTACGATTACTGGCGCCGGGCGCATGCCGCCCATCACGCCTCGGCCGGTAACCTCGACGAGCGCGGCATCGGAGACATCACCACGCTGACGATCGACGAATATCAGGCTCTGCCCTGGTCGCGCCGGCTTGCCTACCGGCTTTATCGCCACCCGCTGGTGATGTTCGGCATCGGACCCGCCTGGCTTTTCCTCTTCAAGCAGCGCCTGCCGTTCGGAATGATGAAATCGGGCTCCCTGCCCTGGATTTCGACGATGGCGACCAATCTCGCGGTCGCCGTTCTGGCGGCACTGATGATTTGGGCGATCGGGCTCGTGCCCTTCCTGCTGGTCCATCTGCCGATCGTGCTGATCGCGGGGGCCGCCGGCGTCTGGCTCTTCTACGTCCAGCATCAGTTCGAGGAAACCCATTGGTCGAAGACCGAGGAATGGCAGTTTCCGGAGGCCGCCCTTCACGGCGCGTCCCACTACGATCTGCCGCTGGCGTTGCGCTGGCTGACCGGCAATATCGGCATCCACCACGTCCATCACCTGTCGAGCCGGATCCCCTATTACCGGCTGCCCGAGGTGCTGCGCGATCATCCCGAACTTGCCGGCATCGGCCGCATAACGCTTTGGCAGAGCATCCAATGCGTCAAGCTCGTACTCTGGGACGAAAAGAGCAAAAGGCTCCTGTCGTTTCGCGACGCCGCCAAGGCGAGAAAGACTTCTTAA
- a CDS encoding AAA family ATPase, with product MMTEDQGATAVFLANPASYGLAGSVERMETHISMIFLVGDRVYKLKKALKLPYLDFSTAAIREDACRKEVALNSETAPGLYIGVRRITRSDAGTLEFDGDGPLVDAVVEMSRFEQGQLFDQMAAAGRLTPELMTQTARMIAFYHRRAPVVSKGGGAANIEAVLDINDAGFATSHVFGPAELAKVGESFRSRLVQHGELLDRRARAGKVRRCHGDLHLRNICLLDGKPCLFDCIEFNLGIATVDVLYDLAFLLMDLWHRGFPDLANLVMNRYFDETDDEDGFCLLPFLMAIRAAVRAHVTAMQAEEPGQDAAGLAREARSYFDLAHVLLRVVPPRLIAIGGLSGSGKTTVADHLAAKLGAPPGARIVESDRIRKALHGVSAETRLPVSAYQPDVSEKVYREMERHAELILAQGGSVVADAVFDDPVNRHLIEDAAARTGAGCRGIWLEADPELLLQRVRERAGGPSDATTDVLSGQLARKPTNITWRKLDASKAPEAISAAILQD from the coding sequence ATGATGACGGAAGATCAGGGCGCGACGGCAGTCTTTCTGGCCAACCCGGCATCCTATGGGCTCGCAGGCTCCGTCGAGCGGATGGAGACGCATATCTCCATGATTTTCCTCGTTGGCGATCGGGTCTACAAGCTGAAGAAGGCGCTGAAACTTCCCTATCTCGATTTCTCGACGGCCGCGATCCGAGAGGATGCCTGCCGCAAGGAGGTCGCGCTGAACAGCGAGACCGCGCCCGGTCTCTATATCGGCGTGCGGCGCATCACCCGCTCGGACGCCGGTACTTTGGAGTTCGACGGCGACGGGCCGCTGGTCGATGCCGTCGTCGAGATGAGCCGGTTCGAACAGGGCCAACTCTTCGACCAAATGGCGGCTGCGGGCCGGCTGACGCCGGAGTTGATGACGCAGACCGCCAGGATGATCGCATTTTACCACCGCCGGGCACCGGTTGTCTCGAAGGGAGGCGGGGCAGCCAATATCGAAGCCGTTCTCGATATCAACGATGCCGGGTTTGCTACCAGCCATGTCTTCGGCCCGGCGGAGCTTGCCAAGGTTGGCGAGAGCTTTCGTTCCCGGCTCGTGCAACACGGCGAACTTCTCGACCGGCGGGCGCGGGCGGGCAAGGTCCGCCGTTGCCACGGCGATCTTCATTTGCGCAATATCTGCCTGCTGGACGGCAAGCCTTGCCTGTTCGACTGCATCGAATTCAATCTCGGCATCGCCACCGTCGATGTCCTCTACGACCTCGCCTTCCTGCTGATGGATCTCTGGCATCGCGGTTTCCCCGACCTCGCCAATCTGGTGATGAACCGGTACTTCGATGAAACCGATGACGAGGACGGGTTCTGCCTCCTGCCGTTCCTGATGGCGATCAGGGCGGCGGTCCGCGCGCATGTGACGGCGATGCAGGCAGAAGAACCTGGCCAGGACGCCGCCGGGCTGGCGCGGGAGGCAAGGTCCTATTTCGATCTCGCCCATGTTCTCCTGAGGGTGGTGCCGCCGCGCCTCATCGCGATCGGCGGCCTCAGCGGTTCCGGCAAGACGACGGTCGCGGATCATCTGGCAGCGAAGCTAGGCGCCCCTCCGGGCGCCAGGATCGTCGAAAGCGACCGAATCCGCAAAGCCCTGCATGGTGTTTCGGCCGAGACGAGACTTCCGGTCTCCGCCTATCAGCCCGATGTTTCGGAAAAGGTCTATCGCGAGATGGAAAGGCATGCGGAGCTGATCCTTGCCCAGGGCGGGTCGGTCGTTGCCGATGCTGTTTTCGACGACCCGGTCAACCGGCACCTCATTGAGGATGCTGCCGCGAGGACCGGGGCAGGCTGCCGGGGTATCTGGCTCGAGGCCGATCCGGAACTGCTCCTGCAGCGGGTCCGGGAGCGGGCGGGCGGCCCGTCGGATGCCACCACGGACGTGCTTTCCGGTCAACTGGCCCGCAAACCCACCAATATAACCTGGCGGAAACTCGATGCATCGAAAGCGCCTGAGGCGATCTCCGCCGCGATCCTGCAGGATTGA
- a CDS encoding DUF6481 family protein, protein MRHPNDNSFAERRKTAADAKRELLAKFATAPKPTDPAMQERRAEREAIAAAREARRAEREAQKAAENERQLQEAAALAAAAEADEKADAEARQAETNDRVARVIADEAARKAERDRRYAARKARQG, encoded by the coding sequence TTGAGACACCCGAACGACAACAGCTTTGCCGAGCGCCGCAAGACCGCAGCGGATGCTAAACGCGAGCTTTTGGCAAAGTTTGCGACCGCACCTAAGCCGACAGATCCTGCCATGCAGGAACGCCGTGCCGAGCGCGAAGCCATTGCGGCCGCGAGGGAAGCCCGCCGCGCCGAGCGCGAGGCCCAGAAGGCTGCCGAGAACGAGCGCCAACTCCAGGAAGCCGCCGCATTGGCCGCCGCTGCGGAAGCCGATGAAAAGGCCGATGCCGAGGCCCGGCAAGCGGAAACCAACGACCGGGTTGCCCGGGTCATCGCCGATGAAGCCGCCCGCAAGGCGGAGCGCGATCGTCGTTACGCTGCACGCAAGGCCCGTCAGGGCTGA
- the msrB gene encoding peptide-methionine (R)-S-oxide reductase MsrB: MMNRRIFLAGSALALAVVPLAASIRSTFAAAGNSFPVTHTADEWRKLLTPEQYNILREEGTEYPGSSALLNEHRKGTFACVGCDQALFSSETKFESGTGWPSFWAPLDNAVGTVSDTTLGMVRVAVNCARCGGHLGHVFDDGPKPTGLRYCMNGAVMKFRAVAA; this comes from the coding sequence ATGATGAACAGACGCATATTCTTGGCCGGCAGCGCGCTGGCACTCGCCGTAGTCCCTCTGGCCGCGAGCATTCGCTCGACGTTTGCGGCGGCCGGAAACAGTTTCCCCGTGACCCATACGGCTGACGAGTGGCGCAAGCTTTTGACGCCGGAGCAGTACAATATCCTGCGCGAGGAAGGCACCGAATATCCCGGCAGCAGCGCGCTCCTCAATGAGCATCGCAAGGGCACGTTCGCCTGCGTCGGCTGCGACCAGGCGCTTTTCTCCTCGGAGACGAAATTCGAAAGCGGCACCGGCTGGCCGAGCTTCTGGGCGCCGCTCGACAACGCCGTCGGCACGGTGAGCGACACGACGCTCGGCATGGTCCGCGTCGCCGTCAATTGCGCCCGCTGCGGCGGCCATCTCGGCCATGTCTTCGACGACGGACCGAAGCCGACCGGCCTGCGCTACTGCATGAATGGCGCGGTCATGAAATTCCGTGCCGTAGCGGCCTGA
- a CDS encoding DUF1488 domain-containing protein: protein MTLIFPNRSRSFDEARKVVRFLGYDGMFEVRFFVEAKALAHSTATGMSEADYLRAFDAARSSIQDAAMKAYRPNRGTTYTLTAADLG, encoded by the coding sequence ATGACCCTGATATTTCCGAACAGAAGCCGCAGTTTCGACGAAGCGCGCAAGGTCGTTCGTTTCCTGGGTTATGACGGCATGTTCGAGGTCAGGTTTTTCGTGGAAGCCAAGGCACTCGCCCATAGCACTGCGACAGGCATGTCCGAGGCCGATTACTTAAGGGCTTTCGATGCCGCCCGGTCCAGTATCCAGGATGCGGCAATGAAGGCCTATCGTCCCAATCGGGGCACTACCTATACGCTGACGGCGGCCGACCTCGGCTGA